Part of the Anopheles coluzzii chromosome 3, AcolN3, whole genome shotgun sequence genome is shown below.
GTTGAGGAAACGGTACCGATGAACCATTTAAGATTGCGGCAGGCGCAGAAACCGTCACTGGATGGGCAGGAACGCGGTGGAATGCAGCGCAAGAGCAACGATTGTATGGACGAAACGATCGTACCGGAGAACATCCGCGTGGAACGTAATGTAAGGTACACGCGGCAGTCGTTTGCCCGGCTGGGCGGCAGCATCGAAGCATCCTCGCCGTACCTGTGTCCAGCGCAGCCAATTCCGACGAGCGAGCTGTACCGTCCGTCCTCTCACGCACCGGCGGAAGAAACGATGGAACTAACGGCCGCGGTGGTGTCGAGACAGAACAACCTTGTAGGGGACGGTAAGCGCAATCGACAGACGATCCATCAAGCTGCCAGCATGGATTTGACGCTGGTAGGCAGGGAGACTCCACCCCCTATGACCAGACCGGTAGCTGTCGCCGATCGGCGAACGATTTACCATGCCGGAGCAATGGAAGAAACTCCACCGCACGGTGGGAAAGGGGAAATAGTTCCACAAACAGTTTCGACAGCAACACCGCAAGCCGAAACAGTCCCTGCGGTGGAACAAAAACAGCGTCGAAAACCACGCCAAACCATTCTAATTCCTCAGGATATGGACGTGGAGGACGAGCAGGACAGCAAGGAAGAGAAGGAAGAGATTAAACGGAAGGAGGAACAACAACCCTCCTTCGCCCTCTCGATGCTTCCCCGCGAAACGACCGAAGACTATGTGCCACGGTCTGCCTCCCTGCTGCCGAGACGTGCCTTCGTTCAGCCGCCATTCGTCGACGACTGTCCGGAGTTTGCGAAACCGAACGCCCCAGAACAGACGGACCTGTACCACCGCAAACACCTGTCGCACGTGATGGCCAGAAAAACGGACATTGCGAGCGCACACGAGCTGAGCGACATCTCCATGTCCACCTCGACGATGCGGCCGGAGCTGCCGTGCATTGGCAACATAACGGCCATGATGAGTATGCGCGAAATTACCGAACCCTTGCCGCCGGCATCCTTCCAAGAGCACAGCAACTCGGTGTCCGTTATCTGTCGTGCGGCAAGTCAGCAGGCGCCGGTCGTGCAGGGCAGCGAACAGGAGGACGATGAACCTGTAGGCTTACAGACGCTCGCCTTTGTACCGACGCGACCGAACGGCGCGAGTGACGATGAGTTTTACGATGCCGAGGATGAGCCGGTGGAGGATCAGCCGGTGGATCCACTTTCGCTGACCCGGTCCACCCGCCACCTGACGATGAAGTTTGTCGATGTGGATCAGCTGGAGCAAACGAACGCATACGACGCCGGTGGGAAGGTGTCGATGTCTGTGCCCTCGATCACTAGCAGCAAGCGGCTACACTCGCAGGTGCTCTGTTCGCCGATAGTTGAACGGCGGCCGTCGCCTGCTGGTGACGATTGCGACCCGCTGCAGATGACGCACGTGCGGCAAACGCTGACCACCGCCGCTAGCAATCAAACGCCGAACGGACCGATCAAGAAACGGGCCCGTACGTCCTGCACAGTTGCCAGTCAAATGCTcgcagagaaagagaaagcagcagcaccggaacCGGAAACGTCGGAAATCGAGCAAGTGTACGTGAAGGAGGAGCGACAGTCGGTAGCAATCGATAACTGTGCCGCTCGCGCCTCCCAGACGCTCATACACGATCCGTCCGTGTTCGTGCTGGAGGAGGAAAACTTGCTGGACGACGAATCGGACATTGCGTGTGCTTCGATGGCGGAAGAAACGCAACCAGAACCGGAAGCTTCTTCTACCGCACCACCAACGTCCGTGTCATCGTGCCCGCGGTTAAGCAGGATCGCGGAACTGTCGTATTACAAGGATTTTGCGAACTTAACGCTCGAAAATCTGGACTCTTGGGAGGGCGGCACCGAAACGCCAACACCGCCGAacggggagcagcagcagcacgaggaCGATCTCGTTGCGGAATGTATTTCCGTTAGTGATGAGGATTCGCTCATCGTAACACCGCCGAAGGTGCCGCTTGCGGCGCGAAAAGCGCAAACGGGGATGCTGCTGGAGCATATGCTGCTACCGAATGGAGGGGGTCCGGAGGGCGAACTGCTTGATTCAACGATCGCGAGCGAGATCATGTACCAGATACGGCAGCAGCGCCCGGTCGTGGAGCATCCGTGCTGCGGCATGCCGACGGAATGCATCTGCCCGTTGCGGCGGGAGGTGAAGCGGCGCCAGGAAGCGTCCGATCTGGTGTGGAACCGGTGGTGCACGCAGCTGGCGGCGATCAGGAAACGTACGGCGGCGAGTGCTGGTTCGCCGGCGGCTGAAGATGCGGAGCGGCCGAAATCGTTTGCGGAGCAAATCGAGGAGCTTAACTGGCAGCTGCAGCGTGGCCAGTTCGACGAGCGATTTCTGTTCGTGAAGGGGGGTGATGAGCTGTGGGAGGAGGATGtgtcgaggaggaggagccgGACCGCCATCCCTAGCGGCCACTACCCGGAGACGCCGAGCATTGCGTTGTTGGCGGACAATTTAAGAAGGTGCCCGCTCTCTCGCAATGGATTTTGGAAGgatttttgtaataatttgtcttttttatcaattttcttCCAGCTTCCTTGCGGAGCAGTTGTACGCAGTAGATGACGGGCCACCGACCGGTGCCTCCCTACCGGCCGTACCCCGGATCACGCAGCTGATCGCGAACAAACTAGCCACCGACTGCGACACCCGCTGGACGCTGGACTGTTCGGAGGAGGATGCCGGCGTGCTGCAGTTCCGGCACCGGACCCTGCGCAGCTTCGTCCTGTGCGTTCAGCTGCAGCCACCGCGCGGTAAAGCCGCTGCTGCCACCCTCCAAACTGCGGGCATTCAGGAGAACTGGCGCCTCGAGCGGATACAGGTGCGCGAATGTCAGCAGGAGTACGTCCACTCGccgaagctgctgctggcgcaCATCGAGTTTATGCGGCTGGTGGAAGAGACGACCGAGCAGACGCTTCGCTCCACCTACCGGACGGTGGGCGATCTGATGGGTCTGTGGCACCGGTTTAACGAGCAGCTGGAGCGTGTCTTCGAGGTCGCTAACCGGCTGCTGACGATCATGCGCAACAACGATGCGGTGCTGCACTACGATGCGTAAGTGTTGCCattcaatttttttgttttgcttttgtaaaTCCAATCCATTGATCATATGTTTCTACATTTCTCTTCACAGACAAATGGAGCGGTTCTGTCTGAAGAAGTGCTTCCATCGCACCGGGGACGACGGTCTAATCGAAGCGaacgtgctgctggtgcactTCAACTGGATTGGATGCATCGGTGCGCCGAGCGTTAGCTTCCGCTGGCCGATGGCCGACCTGCCGCACAAACTGTTGCCCGCTGGTCACGCCCAGCCGCAGCACGGCGCGGCATCCTCATCCACCTCGTCCGGCTGGAACCTCCCGAAAGGTGTGTTCGTCGGGACGGATCACAAGGCGGGCCTCATGTTTCTCGAGTGTTTGCTGTGGAACGTAACGAAGCAGTACGAATCATAGCAGTAGCGCAATGACGATGGTGTAGTCCCTCTTTTTGTTTAAAGTTCGGAAGGATCGTCGTAGATAGAATCTTGTATCGGACTGCAATTTAGAGCGTAGAGCAAAGAGATATAGTGTAGTGTTTCGGTTTAAAGCGTTTTGGACGTATAATTTTACTAAACTAAATTATCCACTATTAAGCTACAGCGTGGTCGGCCGCGTACGTGTTGTTTTCGGCCATATTTTAGGGTACACCAGAATTGTCTTCTCTTGATGGGAGTGTTTGAGAGAAGTTGTCAAATACAATGTTATAACAGTGTTCGAGTGaaagcattttgttttttgtctaGTGTACAGTGATGAGAAATACGTTAGATCGCGGCTTCAATGCCCACCAAAACGTAATGAATTAAGTTGAtggatattatttaaaatttgcataGTTAATTATGGTAATATTACACCAAAAACGACTaaaaaacgagattcatcaaattgttactgaggtgtgggatagcgaatctcgatgccttgtgattggaatctcggcatcatctacccctcATACAAGACGTCAGACAAGGtaggactgcaacaactacaggggtattacggtgttgaatgccgcctacaaaatattctccctgatccttcagaaTCGACctgaaaaatcaacaactgATCAAAtattcaccatgcggcagatcttggagaagatagCAGAATCTTCtgtaagtcaacccagatcctggcatacgctgatgatatagacatgaTTGGTCTGCgactctcctatgtagcagaagcctaccaaggtaTCGAGCAGACGGCAGGggacctcggattgcagataaacgaggccaAACTggtggtggcaacatcagcggccctattaacaaaaaatccaaactTACGTAGGcttgacgtacagataggtgaacgtacttttgaagtcgtcccagaattcacctctCTCTGCTCAAAGGTCATCAACGACTCCATCGCGgtagctgagttgcgcgcaaggatgctggcagccaaccggtcattctgcAGCCTGAGAAATCAGTtgacctcaaagaacctgtcgcgacggagcacctatatagtactggtactcacatacgcctctgagatatggacactgtccaaatctgacgaaaccatTTTaaccgcgttcgagaggaagatgctctgCAGGATTCTTGGAAGTGTGAAAGGACAATgaaggagccgctataatgacgagctatacgagatgtacgacgacctcactgtcgtgcagcgtatcaagctcgccaggctatGGTGGGCTGGACATGTGGTACGCCtagaaacggacgacccagtcCCACTAAAGTCTTTTTAGCCCGTTCACAAGGGCAGAGGAGActtggtaggcccaaattgaggtggcaagatggcgtggagtaATTATACCGACAACTATTGTTTCTTGGTGCCTGTTCCTGTTACAAACATATTTAAGTACTGGAATTAGCCCTTTCATGATGTATCCTAATCCTAGTTTTTGTCCTGTAACTGTCCCCAAAATCATTTTGTTCTCACGCGTTGATCTTAAAGTTGAACCTCAGTATGACCACTGCGCCATCAGAAATAAggataaaaagataaaattgaaGTAGGAAATATTATTACAACGATGTAAATGGGATGTAAATTTTGAATTTccagcaacaataaaaaaagataagcACAGCTCCCAACGGCTGCAAACGTCACGCGCTTCGCCTTCTGTTTTGACGTCTCATCGTGGTACGGATTTTGACGTTTGTgacgaacgcacacacaacacaagaaGAGAAAGCAAGTGGTAGGAAACAATCGAGAGCGCACGAAGGTTTTTAAAGACAAAAAAGCAATAGACATTTTGTAACGTGAATAAAACTCCGTGCAAACAAACACCGAGCAGACCGAGACCTTTTGCTTGTACCCCGCTGGTGAGGTGCCTGGCTGGCAGGTTCTGGTTCTCGCTTGTCCTACGGTGAGACGACAGCACGGTCTGTTTACTCATTTTTCCTTTGTGATACTCCActctcgatcgatcgaagtcGCGCGACGAGGATGCAGAATGTCCTGAATTCCGTCAAGGGCACGGCGCTCGGTGTGGCCGAATATTTAACGCCCGTCCTGAAGGTATTGTTTGAGGCACGCGTCAATGGGGTCAATCAATGGGTTGCTAATTCTCTTTGTTCTCTCCCTCAACGTCTCCACGTACCACAGGAGTCCAAGTTTCGCGAGACGGGTGTGCTTACGCCGGAAGAGTTCATTGCCGCCGGGGACCATCTGACCCACCACTGTCCGACCTGGTCCTGGGCGGTGGGCGATGAGAGCAAAATCAAGCCTTATCTGCCGAAGGGTAATTGTGTTTCGTCGTTGCTGGACTGTTTTTGTGCCGTTTATTTACGTTCTATCTTTCGCTTTGGGTGGGTTAAACATTATCTCGCAGATAAACAGTTTCTGATTACGCGCAACGTACCGTGCCGACGGCGCTGCAAACAGATCGAGTTCGTAGGGGAGGAAAATCTGGTAGAGGAGAACGATCCGGACGGTGGGTGGGTGGAGACGCACCACTACAATCCGGACGAGGCGGGCAGCTCCGGGCTGGAGGATAAGGTGTGCGAGATGAAGCTGGACAGTTCGCGGATCGAGGACGAACCGGCGGCCGATATGGACGATCCGCGCAACCTGGAGGACGGAGATGGTGATGGAGGGCAGGATGATGACGAGGACGGTGCGGCGATCGATATGGATGAGTTCGAGGAGAGCGGTTTGCTAGAAATGGTCGATCCGGTAAGAATTTGCGGGAaggaatgtttcatttttttaccaaatatttctgTATGTAaccttttctattttttaaacaGTCAAATGCACTTCTTCCGGCACCGAACGAGAAGCCGAAACCGACGGTCGCTGCGTCCGAGACGGAGGGCGACTCGGTCGTACGCACCAGGACCTACGATCTGCACATCACCTACGACAAATACTACCAAACGCCCCGGCTGTGGGTGATCGGGTACGATGAAAACCGCAAGCTGCTAAGCGTGGAGCAGATGTACGATGACGTCAGCCAGGATCATGCGAAGAAAACGGTCACCATGGAAACGCATCCGCATCTGCCCGGACCCAACATGGCGTCGGTGCATCCGTGCAAGTGAGTGTACATTTCCTTTTAGTGTGTCTATATACCCATTGGTTTTAACATTTGATGTTACTGTCtcgcctttttttattgtagacACGCGGACATTATGAAGAAAATCATCCAAACGGTGGAGGAAGGGGGCGGCGAGCTGGGCGTGCACATGTATCTCATCATCTTTCTGAAGTTCGTCCAAACCGTCATACCGACGATCGAGTACGATTTTACGCAAAACTTTAACATTACCAACCACAAATAAGGCGGGATGGGGAATGTGATGCTACCGCCGAGCCGGACGCCCCAGACCCCGTGGAGGAGCAGCAAGCAGACACAAAGCCTAGCCTACGATTAGTGGTCGcttaaaagcagcaaaaaaaaaaaattgctctGTGCGTGATGATGTTAATCGACTCTCGGAGGGCTTACCGGAAGGCATCATGTACCTTTTGTgtttaaatttccttttttttgttttactccaTGTTTTATCCGTTCGTCCATTTGCGCCATGTTTCAACTTTTCAGTTGCCTGTGTGTTTAGTTGTGGcgtattgtatttttttatagttGAGTCCTCCCCAAATGAAACACCCAAATGATATTTAAATGCTCCACAATTGCACTACCCAGCGCCCCTCGTGTTGTGTGGAGCTTTCAGAGTAAAGACTAAGATGGTTTAACATGATGCAGGCgtgatatatatataaatgtgTATAGAGGCGATAAGCAGCTTAACGGGAGGCTCTAGACGTTGTTTGAAGTGATTGAGAAAGTAGTTTTTAAAATTTAGAGCATCTTGTAGATCGTCTTGTAAGGTTGGGTTACGCTCCAATTATTAAGTGCATTGTTCTGCATCCTTTCCATGTTGCTTTCCACTTTAAGATAGAACACAATAAGTGATCTCACTATCTTTATTTGGAATTTCTCGTGACTCTTAAGTTTACCAATCTCAGTGTCAGAGTGCAGATATCGCTTAAAGGCGGATATCTTCAGTTTTCAAAAACAATCGCATAAAAAGCATCGATGTGTTGTGCTGAGCGGAGCAACTCCGGGCCTTTATTTGTGGGAATTTctgtaaatttttattttatcgaGAAGTTTGGAGTTTCTAGAGCACTATCTGAGGTACTGAAGGCGTGTCTACCTGGCTGATACCATTCTAATTACATAATTATGATCAATTCCTTAGCTTTGAGGATGATATTGACATCATTGTGTTACTTCCGAAAAGACATACGATGATCAAGGTGACAAAGATTCGAGAGGCAGTGCATTAGCCCTAGGAATGGCTTGGCACGATCGTTACTTCATACTACCACATCACTGCAACGAGAGCTGAAGATCTGCAACTGTTCCGAAGAATTGTAGGTACTCCTTGTTCAATTAACTTCTGAAATCCAGAAGACTTTCAAGAAGATACACAATGGAGGATACATCCACATCTTCAGAGTGATCCTCAGAACACCGATACGTCTCACAGGAAGATCTCAGATGTTGCGATCAAATCGAGAGTTTGCCGAGATGCTTGGTGGATCGCAGAGGCTGACTTATATCTTTGGACGGATTTCATGTCTTCTTTACACGCTTCTCGTGAGTTTAACAGCTTGCTGGTAGCCTCCAAATGCTTCATTACTAGAGCTGAATTCCAAAAACAACTTCCTTTCGCGGAAACTGCACTGATCACACAGTGCATGCCTGGGAGCACAGCAGCCGCGTGAAAGATCACGTCGAAAGCGAAGCATGCGACGACCGGCCGCGTGGTGATGATGCTTCAAAGTGTTGCTGGGCCCGTCGGTCGCCACCGCTCATACTCTGCGCCCGTGGGACGGTTGTGTGTTGTGGCGTACATATCGAGAGAACTGCTGCCTGGCTCGAGAGTCCGAGAATATTAGCCCTCGCCGGCACCTCGCTGCGCTGTGGGCGGCGGGAGCGCCACAAGAAAAGAGCAGATGTTGGTTTTTGGCTTCCCGCGCGCGGCTTCGACGCACGACGGGCGCGAGAAATTATTCGTACCTCCGAGCAATGACGGAGCATAATGGGGTGTGGATGCCGGTGaggtgcaaaaaaaacgggaacagGGCGGAGCACCATAGAGAGACAGCCAGAGAGAAGAGAGTCGGAGCGAGAGGAGGCTGCCTCTGCTGCTGTGGCCCGCACACACTCTTCAAAAGGATCGCAGAGGAAGAGGGCCTCAGCGCGAGACTCAACGCGaacagaaacgaaaacaaacagagaagcagcagcagcagcggcagtcAGCGACAACAACAAAGCCGCTTTTTTCTCGTGCAGCTGGAGAAATTAGAGAAAAGGGATTGCACGGCGAGAAGAAGCATATCTCCTTGCCATGAAAAAAGAGTGTTGCTAAgatgtaataaaatatttacgTCGGCATTGCGGTGCAATTCAACATAACCACAACATTCCATGTACGCCATTTGTCATTTGGCTTGGGCTTGTTGTCAacgcacgcacatacacacacacaggcatagaaacaaccccattttttcctcattttaCCGTTCAGTTTTTGACAGTCAGCCGATAGAGGTGCGTTGTGCAGCCACTGCCGTGGACAGTTTTCCCCGCTTTTCCCACCAGTCCCCGGGCTGGCTAGTGCGACGTGGAAAGGCATCAAAGAGTTTCTTTCCCTGTGCTTGCGGAACAACAAGAGCTCATCTCGCTGCCGCAATCTGTAGAGCTCAAAAAAGAAACGGGAGTAGAAGAGCGCAAGTGAGAGCGGAAGGCGCGGTGAGAAGgcgtgagttttttttttttttttggtgggcaaTGGGTTTGAAaggtagagagaaaaaaacaagagggAAGACGAGGGGGTAGTGAGAAAGGGTTCTTTTTTATCTCGCTGCCTGGTCAGTGCGCGAGCATTGTTCGCCTGCGtggagcgagcgagcgcgcgtaCCTGCGTGTATTGGTGTGCACACGGGGCGAGCTgtcgcacgcacacacgttctAACGCGCGTTGTGAGGGTCTCGAAGGGAGATTCGCTCGAACCGTCGAGAGCGTGAGCGAGCGTCGCCATATTGTTCGTGAGCGTAGTGCGAGTAGGTCGATTTTTCCGTAGAGCTACCTGCGGACGGGCGCGCGCGTTACCGTGTAAGTGTGTTAAGCGGGCCACTGTAGAGCGGGCTACTGCGGCCGTCGTTCTCCGGGTGTCGTTCCGGATTGCATTGCATCCAACACGCGCGGTTCTGGCCGGGCAGTGCTCTTTCTCGGGGTTGTCTCTGGGAGCAGAGCAGAGAAGAGCAGAAAGAGAGCGGGGAACAGCCCGTGCAAACCGTGGGGCCGCAGAGAACGCGGCCGCGCTGCTTGTGGTGTGGGTTTATCTTTGctgtggcatttttttttccttctttctttc
Proteins encoded:
- the LOC120955298 gene encoding ubiquitin-like-conjugating enzyme ATG3, with protein sequence MQNVLNSVKGTALGVAEYLTPVLKESKFRETGVLTPEEFIAAGDHLTHHCPTWSWAVGDESKIKPYLPKDKQFLITRNVPCRRRCKQIEFVGEENLVEENDPDGGWVETHHYNPDEAGSSGLEDKVCEMKLDSSRIEDEPAADMDDPRNLEDGDGDGGQDDDEDGAAIDMDEFEESGLLEMVDPSNALLPAPNEKPKPTVAASETEGDSVVRTRTYDLHITYDKYYQTPRLWVIGYDENRKLLSVEQMYDDVSQDHAKKTVTMETHPHLPGPNMASVHPCKHADIMKKIIQTVEEGGGELGVHMYLIIFLKFVQTVIPTIEYDFTQNFNITNHK